One Primulina huaijiensis isolate GDHJ02 chromosome 5, ASM1229523v2, whole genome shotgun sequence DNA segment encodes these proteins:
- the LOC140977824 gene encoding uncharacterized protein, with protein sequence TLTTNRILFSQFPPLFHEQFKNVYAQSPVFHRIVDDLRADPSRGWRNTLFRRAPFLSGEVFLRRSQVERPADGHIPKGYLRFFSGSRFRPFRATFATSVTLRRQIRDACRYTFNISGVVNYGKIANLLGVAAQELFLWLPVKGIQVDVPSSGLIYFDVGVVFKQFSLSFFEEPKDCNAVEEEDGRGNEVFFFYDHGRIAEHESGNLWRKLFADEKRMADS encoded by the exons ACCCTAACCACTAATCGAATCCTTTTTTCTCAATTTCCCCCTCTTTTCCACGAACAATTCAAAAATGTATACGCTCAATCACCTGTTTTTCATCGCATTGTCGATGATCTTCGCGCTGACCCTAGCCGTGGCTGGCGAAATACTCTCTTCCGGCGAGCCCCATTCCTCTCAGGCGAGGTCTTTTTACGACGTTCTCAAGTCGAACGGCCTGCCGATGGGCATATTCCCAAAGGGTATCTCCGATTTTTCTCTGGATCCCGCTTCCGGCCTTTTCGAGCTACATTTGCTACCTCCGTCACCCTGCGACGCCAAATTCGAGACGCGTGCAGGTACACGTTCAACATTAGCGGCGTCGTCAATTACGGGAAGATTGCTAATTTGTTGGGGGTTGCAGCTCAGGAGTTGTTTCTATGGTTGCCTGTGAAGGGCATCCAGGTGGATGTTCCGAGCTCTGGGTTGATTTACTTTGACGTTGGGGTGGTATTTAAGCAATTTTCGCTGTCTTTTTTTGAGGAGCCTAAGGATTGTAATGCTGTTGAGGAGGAGGACGGACGAGGAAATGAGGTCTTTTTCTTTTATGATCATGGGAGAATTGCTGAG CATGAATCTGGAAATTTGTGGAGAAAACTTTTTGCAGATGAGAAGCGAATGGCTGATTCATAA